Proteins encoded by one window of Synechococcus sp. WH 7805:
- a CDS encoding DUF411 domain-containing protein, translating to MGTAPRGCGLSHQRSDQRQPRSHPGVCHTASVAGYRIDGHVPAASVQRLLAERPDIQGVAVPGMPIGSPGMEMEGIDPDPFVVMAIAHDGTTKVVERY from the coding sequence GTGGGAACAGCACCTCGCGGCTGCGGGCTTTCGCATCAACGATCAGATCAGCGACAGCCTCGATCCCACCCAGGCGTCTGCCACACCGCCAGCGTTGCGGGCTACAGGATCGATGGGCATGTTCCAGCTGCGTCGGTTCAGCGACTGCTCGCCGAACGCCCTGATATCCAAGGCGTGGCGGTGCCGGGGATGCCGATCGGTTCTCCCGGGATGGAGATGGAAGGGATCGACCCCGACCCCTTTGTGGTGATGGCCATCGCCCACGACGGCACCACAAAGGTGGTGGAGCGGTACTGA
- a CDS encoding chlorophyll a/b-binding protein: MDSTSSNRDAWFQDAAAAQIQGERMVRAELLNGRVAMLGFVIGVLTEALTGHGILSQITFGVLGLS, encoded by the coding sequence ATGGATTCCACTTCTTCCAACAGAGATGCCTGGTTCCAGGACGCTGCTGCCGCCCAGATCCAAGGTGAGCGCATGGTGCGCGCTGAACTGCTCAACGGCCGCGTGGCCATGCTCGGTTTCGTGATCGGCGTTCTCACCGAAGCCCTCACCGGCCACGGCATCCTCAGTCAGATCACCTTCGGCGTGCTCGGCCTGAGCTGA
- a CDS encoding response regulator transcription factor, which yields MELRLDSRVNQEAIAQASELLKDRRIVVVFGDRLSLISFVLVDAITSSLVGAATTEEEGFELVLRTQPDLLICSSDLESGYGINLLRRVKAELPTCQLLIVLVRETQTVVQEAMEAFADGVVFKSSLGTGRGDLISALRTLAEGGVYFPEQIRRIAASTPQPDLPPLVEELSPRELEVAAGVARGLKNNAIASLLGLSVETVKSHVGNAMDKLGARDRTQMAVMALLYGLIDPLQ from the coding sequence ATGGAGCTTCGGCTTGACTCCCGTGTCAATCAAGAGGCGATTGCCCAAGCCTCTGAGCTGTTGAAGGATCGACGCATTGTTGTGGTGTTTGGCGATCGCCTCTCGCTGATTTCCTTTGTGCTCGTCGATGCGATTACGTCGAGCCTGGTGGGTGCGGCCACCACAGAAGAAGAGGGGTTTGAGCTGGTGCTGCGTACCCAGCCGGATCTGCTGATCTGCAGCTCGGATCTCGAATCCGGCTATGGCATCAACCTGTTGCGTCGGGTGAAGGCGGAGCTTCCAACCTGTCAGTTGCTGATCGTGCTGGTGCGCGAAACCCAGACGGTGGTGCAGGAAGCGATGGAAGCCTTTGCAGACGGTGTGGTCTTCAAATCCAGCCTGGGCACTGGCCGCGGTGATCTGATCAGTGCCCTGCGCACCCTCGCCGAGGGCGGTGTCTACTTCCCGGAGCAGATCCGTCGCATTGCCGCCTCCACTCCGCAACCCGATCTGCCGCCCTTGGTGGAGGAACTGAGCCCGCGTGAACTGGAGGTGGCCGCCGGGGTGGCGCGCGGTCTCAAGAACAATGCCATCGCCAGCCTGCTCGGCCTTTCAGTGGAAACAGTGAAGAGCCATGTGGGTAACGCCATGGACAAGCTCGGTGCTCGCGACCGCACCCAGATGGCGGTGATGGCGCTGCTGTATGGCTTGATTGATCCCCTGCAGTGA
- a CDS encoding DUF4278 domain-containing protein, with protein sequence MTLTYRGQKYVPNHTAATRQQPVVLMYRGLKLAK encoded by the coding sequence ATGACGCTTACCTATCGCGGCCAGAAGTACGTGCCGAACCACACTGCAGCTACCAGGCAGCAGCCTGTGGTTCTGATGTACCGCGGTCTCAAGTTGGCCAAATGA
- a CDS encoding glycosyltransferase family 2 protein — MHQADHECRSLVVLSAHGEELVALLLLASATASCGGLLLLQLGLMRGFARAPVLRSDASASPEDTALTVVIPAYNEAANIGPCLQHVLESEPPCADWQVLVVDDASTDATTELATQVLANAVLAERGHAQIRGEVLQAGSRPEGECWVGKNWACSKGMEGVVSGWVVFIDADVRLKPDALRRALAQAIDEGADLFSLAPRLSCACLAEWMVQPIMASLLGLGFPIEDANDPTSSVAFAAGPFMMFRRTAYEAIGGHRALAAEVVEDLALARRIKNQGMRLRYVLGLDAVDLRMYPDLASLWEGWTKNWCLGLDRDVLKALAAAAVVVLMFSVPWMLLVASPALFLGFPTLFLWWESSFALGILAIVQQFLLRLYISRTFRIPTTLWWLMGAGGLLVGAIGPVSVWRTLTGRGWTWKGRQLRPSTPKVI, encoded by the coding sequence GTGCATCAAGCCGATCATGAATGCAGATCGTTGGTTGTCTTGAGTGCCCATGGGGAGGAGCTCGTCGCTCTGCTGCTGCTGGCGTCGGCCACGGCATCCTGCGGCGGTCTCCTGTTGCTTCAACTGGGGCTGATGCGTGGCTTTGCCCGCGCTCCTGTGCTGCGGTCGGACGCGTCCGCCAGTCCTGAGGACACCGCGTTGACGGTGGTGATCCCGGCCTACAACGAGGCCGCCAACATCGGCCCCTGCCTCCAGCACGTGCTCGAGAGTGAGCCTCCCTGTGCTGACTGGCAGGTGTTGGTTGTGGATGATGCTTCCACCGATGCAACCACGGAGCTGGCGACCCAAGTGCTGGCGAACGCCGTGCTGGCTGAGCGCGGGCATGCTCAGATCCGCGGTGAGGTGTTGCAGGCAGGCTCTCGGCCGGAGGGTGAGTGCTGGGTCGGCAAGAACTGGGCCTGCTCCAAGGGAATGGAGGGGGTTGTGTCGGGGTGGGTGGTGTTCATCGATGCGGACGTGCGGCTGAAGCCCGATGCCCTGCGTCGTGCTCTCGCCCAGGCGATCGATGAGGGCGCTGATCTGTTCAGCCTTGCTCCGCGCCTGAGCTGTGCCTGCCTGGCGGAATGGATGGTGCAGCCGATCATGGCCAGCCTTCTCGGCCTGGGCTTTCCCATTGAAGACGCCAACGATCCCACCTCATCGGTGGCGTTTGCAGCAGGCCCATTCATGATGTTTCGTCGTACGGCCTATGAAGCCATCGGTGGACATCGCGCCCTTGCCGCCGAAGTGGTGGAAGATCTGGCTTTGGCCCGGCGCATCAAAAACCAAGGCATGCGGCTGCGCTACGTGCTGGGACTTGATGCGGTGGATCTACGCATGTATCCAGATCTTGCTTCCCTCTGGGAAGGGTGGACCAAAAACTGGTGTCTCGGCCTGGATCGTGACGTCCTGAAGGCGCTGGCGGCAGCGGCCGTGGTGGTGTTGATGTTCAGTGTCCCCTGGATGTTGCTTGTGGCATCACCGGCACTGTTCCTGGGATTCCCAACGCTGTTTCTCTGGTGGGAAAGCAGTTTCGCTTTGGGGATCCTGGCGATTGTTCAGCAATTTCTGTTGAGGCTCTACATCAGCAGAACGTTCAGAATCCCCACAACCCTCTGGTGGTTGATGGGAGCCGGTGGGCTGCTGGTGGGAGCGATCGGACCGGTCTCGGTCTGGCGAACTCTGACCGGTCGGGGATGGACCTGGAAAGGACGTCAGCTCAGGCCGAGCACGCCGAAGGTGATCTGA
- a CDS encoding sulfite exporter TauE/SafE family protein — MVRRCGIDVRRHQRFLRHGPAAGDDALESGAALSVLLLLGGGVLIGALLALLGAGGSILLLPLLVSGLDLPLRDAVPLSLLVVLLLALANLIPAMQQRRVVWRPALWLGLPALAGSWLGAGWVRSGVIAPSMQLLLFALAATAAALLMLRQPQASPPVHQREGRLQLLVQGLGVGLLTGIAGVGGGFAIVPALVLLARLPMTQASGTSLLVISASSLMALVRHGHWPAASLPLLLPLLLGGGIGILLGQRFVSRVSERRLRQGFAALLLVSAITTGLEALQPQTPSPVSGLRISTRFTEA, encoded by the coding sequence TTGGTTCGTCGGTGCGGGATTGATGTTCGCCGGCATCAGCGGTTTCTGCGGCATGGCCCGGCTGCTGGCGATGATGCCCTGGAATCGGGTGCGGCTTTGAGTGTGCTCTTGCTCCTCGGCGGCGGTGTTCTGATCGGTGCTCTGCTGGCCCTGCTCGGTGCCGGTGGCTCGATTCTGCTGTTGCCGCTGTTGGTGAGTGGTCTGGATCTGCCACTGCGGGACGCCGTGCCGCTGTCGCTGTTGGTGGTGCTTCTCCTGGCCCTGGCCAATCTGATCCCAGCCATGCAGCAGCGGCGGGTGGTCTGGCGGCCGGCCCTTTGGCTTGGCCTTCCCGCTCTGGCCGGCAGCTGGCTCGGTGCGGGATGGGTGCGCAGCGGTGTGATTGCCCCTTCCATGCAGCTGCTGCTGTTCGCCCTGGCGGCCACGGCCGCCGCCCTGTTGATGCTGCGTCAGCCACAAGCGTCGCCGCCTGTGCATCAACGGGAGGGCCGGTTGCAGCTGCTGGTTCAGGGCCTCGGGGTGGGTCTGCTCACGGGGATTGCCGGTGTTGGCGGTGGCTTCGCCATCGTTCCCGCCCTGGTGTTGCTGGCTCGTCTGCCGATGACCCAGGCCTCCGGCACCAGCCTGTTGGTGATCTCCGCCAGTTCCTTGATGGCCCTGGTGCGTCATGGCCATTGGCCGGCAGCGAGTCTTCCTCTGCTGCTGCCGTTGCTGCTCGGTGGGGGCATCGGCATCCTCCTCGGCCAGCGGTTCGTGTCCCGGGTATCTGAGCGCAGGCTGCGGCAGGGTTTTGCGGCTCTGCTGCTGGTATCAGCCATCACCACCGGCCTCGAGGCCCTGCAACCGCAGACGCCATCACCTGTTTCTGGGTTGCGCATTTCCACACGTTTTACTGAGGCCTAA
- a CDS encoding lipocalin-like domain-containing protein, producing MQSLIALEASCIHGAWQLVSYLVEEKSSGNTFRPMGDHPTGYALFTPAGRVSFTLTAEGRKPTTDIEGDAALLRSLVAYSGTYRLEDDRWITAVDVAWKPEWVGTEQMRFFSIDGDQLTVRTPWRVMPNWPKQGPTRSIVIFKRCS from the coding sequence GTGCAATCACTGATTGCCCTTGAAGCTTCTTGCATCCATGGCGCCTGGCAACTGGTGAGCTACTTGGTGGAGGAGAAAAGCAGCGGCAACACCTTCAGGCCGATGGGTGACCACCCAACGGGTTACGCGCTCTTCACCCCGGCTGGACGGGTGTCGTTCACGCTCACCGCTGAAGGTCGCAAACCAACAACAGACATCGAGGGCGACGCGGCTCTGCTGCGCAGCTTGGTGGCCTACTCCGGCACCTACAGGCTGGAGGACGACCGCTGGATCACTGCGGTGGATGTGGCTTGGAAGCCGGAATGGGTGGGCACCGAGCAGATGCGCTTCTTCTCGATTGACGGTGACCAGCTCACGGTGCGCACCCCATGGCGGGTGATGCCCAACTGGCCGAAACAAGGCCCGACCCGCAGCATCGTGATCTTCAAGCGCTGCAGCTGA
- a CDS encoding DUF3104 domain-containing protein, with protein sequence MAARPVFLDLQPGMTVIVRHDPLLGEPNDQDWWMGLVLHCNGGARDPQVFTLFQIADIDSGVVRWVNADLVTHILPAAPTSTH encoded by the coding sequence ATGGCCGCCCGTCCGGTCTTTCTCGACCTTCAGCCAGGGATGACCGTGATCGTCCGGCACGACCCCCTGCTCGGCGAACCCAACGACCAGGACTGGTGGATGGGACTGGTCCTGCACTGCAACGGCGGAGCAAGGGACCCTCAGGTCTTCACCCTCTTCCAGATCGCTGATATCGACTCCGGCGTGGTGCGCTGGGTGAACGCCGACCTCGTGACCCACATCCTGCCGGCGGCACCGACCAGCACCCATTAA
- a CDS encoding rhodanese-like domain-containing protein, whose protein sequence is MSERLSPLALQTRLASVTVVDVRQPMEVAGGRIPCSRCIPLDRIDRAELPEGDLVLVCQSGNRSGQAAALVKQRWPGRTVLDLEGGLEGWQQAGLPVERQAGAPLPLMRQVQIAAGSLVLLGLIGSQVLAPAWMALSWFVGAGLMFAGISGFCGMARLLAMMPWNRVRL, encoded by the coding sequence ATGTCTGAGCGTTTGTCACCCCTGGCTCTGCAAACCCGCCTCGCCTCCGTGACGGTGGTGGATGTGCGCCAGCCGATGGAAGTGGCCGGCGGCCGCATCCCTTGCAGCCGCTGCATTCCCCTCGACCGGATCGACCGCGCGGAACTGCCGGAGGGTGATCTGGTGTTGGTGTGCCAGAGCGGTAACCGCAGCGGCCAGGCCGCTGCGCTGGTGAAGCAGCGCTGGCCAGGCCGCACGGTGCTGGATCTCGAGGGTGGCCTGGAGGGCTGGCAGCAGGCGGGCCTGCCTGTGGAGCGTCAGGCCGGTGCCCCCCTGCCGCTGATGCGCCAGGTGCAGATCGCCGCCGGCAGTCTGGTGTTGCTGGGGCTGATCGGCAGCCAGGTCCTGGCCCCCGCCTGGATGGCTTTGAGTTGGTTCGTCGGTGCGGGATTGATGTTCGCCGGCATCAGCGGTTTCTGCGGCATGGCCCGGCTGCTGGCGATGATGCCCTGGAATCGGGTGCGGCTTTGA
- a CDS encoding fatty acid desaturase: MASDPIRNDHWRGLQLAGLIGSAWLVTLTAGLRLPIQQAHPLLIAGLVLLRSFLHTGLFIVAHDAMHGSLIPHRKLFNRFIGQGCLWAYAGLSFQECLNHHIQHHHSPGSKTDPDYCNAADPSPVAWYARFLSRYLNPMQLLKLASWMGVLLLMIPANQDQPLLTLALIYVLPLIISSWQLFVVGTFLPHRKSAPETDDFHQPISLDLHPILSFAACYHFGYHREHHSYPAVPWHQLPEVRTVYNQF, encoded by the coding sequence GTGGCAAGTGATCCGATTCGCAACGACCACTGGCGAGGGTTGCAACTGGCGGGCTTAATCGGGTCCGCCTGGCTGGTCACCCTCACGGCTGGCCTCAGGCTTCCCATTCAGCAGGCCCACCCTCTGCTGATTGCAGGGCTTGTTCTGCTGAGAAGCTTTCTGCACACAGGGCTGTTCATCGTGGCTCATGACGCCATGCATGGCAGCCTCATTCCTCACCGAAAACTCTTCAATCGGTTCATCGGCCAGGGCTGCCTCTGGGCCTACGCCGGCCTGAGCTTTCAGGAGTGCCTGAACCATCACATTCAGCACCATCATTCGCCAGGATCCAAGACTGATCCCGATTACTGCAACGCGGCGGATCCTTCACCAGTGGCCTGGTATGCCCGCTTTCTCAGTCGCTATCTGAATCCGATGCAGCTGCTCAAGCTGGCGTCCTGGATGGGGGTTTTGCTGTTGATGATTCCCGCCAATCAGGATCAGCCACTGCTCACGCTTGCGTTGATCTATGTGCTTCCTTTAATCATCAGCTCCTGGCAACTATTTGTGGTGGGGACATTTTTACCCCATCGCAAAAGTGCCCCTGAGACTGATGATTTCCATCAACCAATCAGCCTCGATCTTCACCCCATACTGTCGTTCGCGGCGTGTTACCACTTTGGCTATCATCGCGAACATCACAGTTACCCAGCAGTGCCCTGGCATCAGCTTCCAGAAGTGCGCACTGTCTATAACCAATTCTGA
- a CDS encoding orange carotenoid-binding protein, with protein MFTLDKARQIFPETMTADAVPAITARFKLLSPEDQLALIWFAYLEMGQTITVAAPGAARMALAKPTLDEIVAMSFDEQTKVMCDLAAKVNSPVSSRYAFWSVNVKLCFWYELGEFMRQGKVAPIPQGYKLSANATSVLEAVKKVEQGQQITLLRNFVVDMGYDPDVDDSKVVAEPIVAPTPEDQREEIFIPGVLNQTILSYMQLLNANDFDQLIDLFLDDGALQPPFQRPIVGRDAILKFFKRDCQNLKLIPQGGFGEPADSGFTQIKVTGKVQTPWFGREVGMNVAWRFLLDDNNKIYFVAIDLLASPAELLKLGGK; from the coding sequence ATGTTCACGCTCGACAAAGCTCGTCAGATTTTCCCGGAGACCATGACTGCCGATGCCGTGCCGGCCATCACCGCGCGGTTCAAGCTGCTCAGCCCTGAAGACCAACTGGCCCTGATCTGGTTTGCCTATCTGGAAATGGGGCAGACCATCACCGTGGCAGCCCCGGGAGCTGCCCGTATGGCCCTGGCGAAGCCCACCCTCGATGAAATCGTGGCAATGAGCTTCGACGAGCAGACCAAGGTGATGTGCGACCTGGCGGCCAAGGTCAACAGCCCGGTCTCCAGCCGTTACGCCTTCTGGTCAGTGAACGTGAAGCTCTGCTTCTGGTATGAGCTGGGTGAATTCATGCGTCAGGGCAAGGTGGCCCCGATCCCCCAGGGCTACAAGCTGTCAGCCAACGCCACCTCCGTGCTGGAAGCCGTGAAGAAGGTGGAGCAGGGGCAGCAGATCACCCTGCTGCGCAATTTCGTGGTGGACATGGGGTATGACCCCGACGTGGACGACAGCAAGGTGGTGGCTGAGCCGATCGTGGCGCCGACCCCGGAGGATCAGCGTGAGGAGATCTTCATTCCGGGTGTGCTGAATCAGACGATCCTCAGCTACATGCAGCTGCTCAATGCCAATGACTTCGACCAGCTCATCGATCTCTTCCTCGATGACGGGGCTCTTCAGCCACCATTTCAGCGTCCGATCGTGGGTCGGGACGCCATCCTCAAGTTCTTCAAGCGCGATTGCCAGAACCTCAAGCTGATCCCCCAGGGAGGATTCGGAGAGCCTGCCGATAGCGGATTCACCCAGATCAAGGTCACCGGAAAGGTGCAGACGCCTTGGTTCGGCCGGGAAGTGGGCATGAACGTGGCCTGGCGCTTCCTGCTCGATGACAACAACAAGATCTACTTTGTGGCGATCGACCTGCTGGCCTCTCCCGCCGAGCTGCTGAAGCTTGGTGGCAAGTGA